In a single window of the Elaeis guineensis isolate ETL-2024a chromosome 8, EG11, whole genome shotgun sequence genome:
- the LOC105049495 gene encoding uncharacterized protein, with the protein MYSSEPPTGGASPRQELRGARPPRLKVRKDPYKIKKAPVAPPSPRPTAPPPQHRPPVIIYTVSPKVIHTTPNEFMSLVQRLTGAASSSSTANAAACSSSNVNTVGETASSTARLDTVEKRAHTTDEEGPRKSGEDVFDQLGIDVGASSFFSSSMEPNSLNLLHEPNPAVDGNRNFMENNTFLASPAETSTGGYWDPFNHYQDFDQFDP; encoded by the coding sequence atgtacTCCTCTGAGCCACCGACAGGTGGGGCTTCGCCAAGACAAGAGCTCCGAGGAGCCCGGCCGCCCCGTCTCAAGGTTCGAAAGGACCCATACAAGATTAAGAAGGCTCCTGTGGCGCCGCCTTCTCCCCGGCCTACTGCGCCGCCTCCTCAGCATCGGCCACCAGTCATAATTTACACCGTCTCGCCCAAGGTCATCCACACCACCCCTAACGAGTTCATGTCGCTGGTGCAACGCCTCACTGGTGCTGCCTCGTCTTCCTCCACTGCCAATGCTGCTGCTTGCTCGTCTTCTAATGTTAATACTGTTGGAGAAACAGCGTCCTCCACTGCTCGTTTGGATACAGTCGAGAAGAGAGCACACACAACCGATGAGGAGGGGCCGAGGAAGAGTGGAGAGGATGTATTCGATCAACTAGGAATTGATGTTGGGGCGTCTAGCTTCTTCTCATCCTCGATGGAACCAAATTCTCTTAACCTCTTGCACGAACCCAACCCGGCTGTCGATGGAAACAGAAATTTTATGGAGAATAATACCTTCTTGGCTAGTCCTGCTGAAACTTCTACTGGTGGTTACTGGGACCCCTTCAACCATTACCAGGACTTTGATCAGTTTGATCCATAG